A stretch of the Sorangium aterium genome encodes the following:
- the ureC gene encoding urease subunit alpha: protein MSHKMQRRHYVDIYGPTVGDRVRLGDTGLIAEVERDHTSYGDECKFGGGKVLRDRMGQMPGASNDEALDCVITNALIVDWTGVYKADIGIKRGRIAAIGKAGNPKVMVGVTPGMIVGVTTEVIAGEGHIVTAGGVDAHIHFICPQQGYEALAAGVTTFVGGGTGPATGTNATTCTPGARHISLMLQATDVLPLNIGLTGKGNTSSPEGLLEQVRAGAVGLKLHEDWGTTPPAIDCCLSFAEHEDIQVTLHTDTLNESGYVDDSIAAFKGRTIHSYHSEGAGGGHAPDILRICAEPNVIPSSTNPTRPYTVNTLDEHLDMLMVCHHLDRNIPEDVAFAESRIRGETIAAEDILHDLGAISIISSDSQAMGRVGEVITRTWQTAHKMRDQRGRLPEEQGDNDNFRIRRYVAKYTINPAIAHGMSHEIGSVEPGKLADLVLWRPQMFGVRPELVIKGGLIAWAQMGDPNASIPTPQPYYMRPMFGSLGTAVGETSIAFVSSRAMDEGSIRRLDLKKRLSAVRRCRRIGKADMRLNSTLLPITVDPETYEVRAGGELLRCDPAKILPLAQRYSLF from the coding sequence ATGAGCCACAAGATGCAGCGGCGGCACTATGTCGATATCTACGGGCCGACGGTCGGGGACCGGGTGCGGCTCGGCGACACCGGCCTCATCGCCGAGGTCGAGCGGGATCACACGTCCTACGGCGACGAGTGCAAGTTCGGCGGCGGCAAGGTGCTGCGCGATCGCATGGGGCAGATGCCCGGCGCCTCGAACGACGAGGCGCTCGACTGCGTCATCACGAACGCGCTCATCGTCGACTGGACCGGCGTCTACAAGGCCGACATCGGCATCAAGCGCGGCCGCATCGCGGCGATCGGCAAGGCCGGCAACCCGAAGGTGATGGTCGGCGTCACGCCGGGCATGATCGTCGGCGTGACGACGGAGGTCATCGCCGGCGAGGGCCACATCGTCACGGCGGGGGGCGTCGACGCGCACATCCATTTCATCTGCCCGCAGCAGGGGTACGAGGCGCTCGCGGCGGGCGTCACCACGTTCGTCGGCGGCGGCACGGGCCCGGCGACGGGCACGAACGCGACCACGTGCACCCCGGGCGCCCGCCACATCTCGCTGATGCTGCAGGCGACGGACGTCCTGCCGCTCAACATCGGCCTCACGGGCAAGGGCAACACCTCGTCGCCCGAGGGGCTGCTCGAGCAGGTGCGCGCCGGCGCCGTCGGGCTGAAGCTGCACGAGGACTGGGGCACGACCCCGCCCGCCATCGACTGCTGCCTCAGCTTCGCCGAGCACGAGGACATCCAGGTCACGCTCCACACCGACACGCTGAACGAGTCGGGCTACGTCGACGACTCCATCGCGGCGTTCAAGGGCAGGACGATCCACTCCTACCACTCCGAGGGCGCGGGCGGCGGGCACGCGCCCGACATCCTGCGCATCTGCGCCGAGCCGAACGTGATCCCGAGCTCGACGAACCCGACGCGCCCGTACACCGTCAACACGCTCGACGAGCACCTCGACATGCTCATGGTCTGCCACCACCTCGATCGGAACATCCCGGAGGACGTGGCGTTCGCCGAGAGCCGCATCCGCGGCGAGACCATCGCGGCCGAGGACATCCTCCACGACCTCGGCGCGATCAGCATCATCTCGAGCGACAGCCAGGCGATGGGCCGCGTCGGCGAGGTGATCACGAGGACGTGGCAGACCGCGCACAAGATGCGGGATCAGCGCGGCCGGCTGCCCGAGGAGCAGGGCGACAACGACAACTTCCGGATCCGCCGTTACGTGGCCAAGTACACGATCAACCCGGCCATCGCGCACGGCATGTCCCACGAGATCGGGTCGGTCGAGCCGGGCAAGCTCGCGGATCTCGTGCTGTGGCGGCCCCAGATGTTCGGCGTGCGCCCGGAGCTCGTGATCAAGGGCGGCCTCATCGCCTGGGCGCAGATGGGCGATCCGAACGCGTCGATCCCGACGCCTCAGCCGTACTACATGCGCCCGATGTTCGGTTCGCTCGGCACGGCGGTCGGCGAGACGAGCATCGCGTTCGTGTCGAGCCGCGCCATGGACGAGGGGAGCATCCGCCGGCTCGACCTGAAGAAGCGCCTCTCGGCGGTCCGCCGCTGCCGCCGGATCGGCAAGGCCGACATGCGGCTCAACAGCACGCTCCTGCCGATCACGGTCGATCCCGAGACGTACGAGGTGAGGGCCGGCGGCGAGCTCCTCCGCTGCGACCCCGCGAAGATCCTGCCCCTCGCCCAGAGGTACAGCCTCTTCTGA
- a CDS encoding succinate dehydrogenase cytochrome b subunit has product MSSTAAPSTLPARAQRAATFYRDLVGKKIAMALSGVIFFGFVIGHLAGNLQVFLGRQKFNDYAAFLHGTPSLLWGTRIVLLASLIVHVYTGVTLAQHSRAARPVPYQVKGQRRPNVAARTMLLSGGVLGAFIIYHLLHLTTGTVHPDFVALDAYDNVVKAFSPGPAAIAYVVAMGLLALHLYHGAWSMFQSVGFNHPRYSPGLKKFAAASSILLFAGFSSIPLAVLFGIVR; this is encoded by the coding sequence ATGAGCTCCACCGCTGCACCATCGACTCTCCCCGCCAGGGCCCAGCGCGCCGCGACCTTCTACCGGGATCTCGTCGGGAAGAAGATCGCGATGGCGCTGAGCGGCGTCATCTTCTTCGGCTTCGTGATCGGCCACCTGGCCGGCAACCTCCAGGTCTTCCTCGGCCGGCAGAAGTTCAACGACTATGCTGCCTTCCTCCACGGGACGCCCTCCCTGCTGTGGGGGACGCGGATCGTCCTCCTCGCCTCCCTCATCGTCCACGTCTACACGGGCGTGACGCTCGCGCAGCACAGCCGCGCTGCCCGGCCGGTCCCCTACCAGGTGAAGGGGCAGCGGCGCCCGAACGTCGCCGCGCGCACGATGCTGCTGAGCGGCGGCGTCCTCGGCGCCTTCATCATCTATCACCTGCTCCACCTGACGACGGGCACCGTGCACCCCGACTTCGTGGCGCTCGACGCCTACGACAACGTCGTGAAGGCCTTCAGCCCGGGCCCCGCGGCGATTGCCTACGTCGTGGCGATGGGGCTCCTCGCCCTGCACCTCTACCACGGCGCGTGGAGCATGTTCCAGTCGGTGGGCTTCAACCACCCGCGCTATTCGCCGGGGCTCAAGAAGTTCGCCGCCGCGTCGTCGATCCTGCTCTTCGCCGGCTTCTCGTCCATCCCGCTGGCCGTCCTGTTCGGCATCGTCCGCTGA
- a CDS encoding urease accessory protein UreF codes for MNRWLLLQLSDSAFPVGGFAHSAGLEAAVQLGEVGPGSALSSFIANALWQVGLGALPLVRAAHERPLDIATVDDACDAFLVNHVANRASRTQGRAFLATSARVFPSAEIRRLDAAVRAREALGHHAPAFGATLAALGVPRQDAQAVYLHASLRGVVSAAVRLGLVGPLEAQRLQLESAPILDAVLHECGDHGIDELAQPAPLLDLFGATQDRLYSRLFQS; via the coding sequence ATGAACAGGTGGCTCCTCCTCCAGCTCTCCGACTCCGCGTTCCCGGTCGGAGGGTTCGCGCACTCCGCGGGCCTGGAGGCGGCGGTGCAGCTCGGCGAGGTCGGGCCCGGGAGCGCGCTCTCGTCGTTCATCGCGAACGCTCTCTGGCAGGTGGGCCTCGGCGCGCTGCCGCTCGTGCGAGCTGCGCACGAGCGCCCGCTCGACATCGCGACCGTCGACGACGCGTGCGACGCCTTCCTCGTGAACCACGTCGCGAACCGGGCGAGCCGGACGCAGGGCCGCGCGTTCCTCGCGACGAGCGCGCGCGTCTTCCCCTCCGCCGAGATCCGTCGCCTCGACGCCGCCGTGCGGGCGCGGGAGGCGCTGGGCCACCACGCGCCGGCGTTCGGCGCGACCCTCGCGGCGCTCGGCGTCCCGCGCCAGGACGCGCAGGCCGTCTACCTGCACGCCTCGCTCCGCGGCGTCGTCTCGGCGGCGGTGCGCCTCGGGCTCGTCGGGCCCCTGGAGGCACAGCGACTGCAACTCGAGAGCGCGCCGATCCTCGACGCCGTGCTCCATGAGTGCGGAGATCACGGTATCGACGAGCTCGCGCAGCCGGCGCCGCTCCTCGATCTCTTCGGGGCCACGCAGGATCGGCTCTACTCGCGTCTCTTTCAATCGTGA
- the ureG gene encoding urease accessory protein UreG yields the protein MHDPGDHGHGHNGHGHVHGHDHDHDHVHGHVHGHDHDHDHDHVHGGGHGHAHEHGHTHEHWAHPGLFSERDVPKDRDFSARAFTVGIGGPVGSGKTALVLALCRALRDRMPLGVVTNDIFTQEDAEFLHRNKALPPERIRAVETGGCPHAAIREDISHNLVALDDLMDHVAPALLIVESGGDNLAAQYSRELVDYTIYVIDVAGGDKVPRKGGPGITQSDLLVINKTDLAPHVGADLGVMERDARRMRGDGPFLFAQCNRSQGVPEIIDHILSAMRRATTTAPPAK from the coding sequence ATGCACGACCCTGGCGATCACGGGCATGGGCACAACGGCCACGGCCACGTTCATGGCCACGACCACGACCACGACCACGTTCACGGCCACGTTCACGGCCACGACCACGACCACGACCACGACCACGTTCACGGGGGTGGCCACGGGCACGCGCACGAGCACGGGCACACGCACGAGCACTGGGCGCATCCGGGGCTCTTCAGCGAGCGGGATGTGCCGAAGGACCGCGATTTCTCGGCGCGGGCGTTCACGGTCGGGATCGGAGGGCCCGTCGGCAGCGGCAAGACGGCGCTCGTGCTCGCGCTCTGCCGCGCGCTTCGCGACAGGATGCCGCTCGGCGTCGTCACGAACGACATCTTCACCCAGGAGGACGCCGAGTTCCTGCACCGCAACAAGGCGCTGCCGCCGGAGCGCATCCGCGCGGTGGAGACCGGGGGCTGCCCGCACGCGGCGATCCGCGAGGACATCAGCCACAACCTCGTCGCGCTCGACGACCTCATGGATCACGTCGCGCCCGCGCTCCTCATCGTCGAGAGCGGCGGAGACAACCTCGCCGCCCAGTACAGCCGGGAGCTCGTCGACTACACGATCTATGTGATCGACGTCGCCGGCGGCGACAAGGTGCCGCGCAAGGGCGGACCGGGGATCACGCAGTCGGACCTGCTCGTCATCAACAAGACCGATCTCGCTCCGCACGTCGGCGCCGACCTCGGTGTCATGGAGCGGGACGCCCGGAGGATGCGGGGAGACGGGCCGTTCCTGTTCGCGCAGTGCAACCGGAGCCAAGGAGTCCCCGAGATCATTGACCACATCCTCTCCGCCATGCGCCGCGCAACCACCACGGCGCCTCCCGCGAAATAG
- a CDS encoding response regulator, with product MSQARPHVLVVDAEKRVLDRLALELNQGGFDVTCAESGLAAIELVKARRFDLVVADVGALGTEGAGTIAALKALGPDLEIIVGAPCSSAKDAVECIERGAYDMLEKPYDIEDLKRLLEAAMLRTHLDAVAAVHQASAALVASLSRDDFPERAVDLAAKVVYTTCAALSLALDQGAALYQAASGAEVPAAFIARLAGRIEGALAPVRLSADDAPDLLCTAEGDRFGAAIVAPLRLGESSFGGLVVLRDERLPAFTSQEEQAIGIFAIELALAFYGHKVRRSVGPCAA from the coding sequence GTGAGCCAGGCCCGACCCCATGTGCTGGTGGTAGACGCCGAGAAGAGGGTCCTCGACAGGCTCGCGCTCGAGCTCAACCAGGGCGGCTTCGACGTCACCTGCGCCGAGAGCGGGCTCGCCGCGATCGAGCTCGTCAAGGCGCGCCGCTTCGACCTCGTGGTCGCCGATGTGGGGGCGCTCGGCACGGAGGGCGCCGGGACCATCGCCGCGCTCAAGGCGCTCGGCCCGGACCTCGAGATCATCGTCGGCGCCCCGTGCTCGAGCGCGAAAGACGCGGTGGAGTGCATCGAGCGCGGCGCGTACGACATGCTGGAGAAGCCCTACGACATCGAGGACCTGAAGCGGCTGCTCGAGGCGGCGATGCTGCGCACCCACCTCGACGCCGTGGCGGCCGTCCACCAGGCGAGCGCCGCCCTCGTCGCGTCCCTCTCGCGGGACGACTTCCCCGAGCGCGCCGTGGATCTCGCTGCGAAGGTCGTCTATACGACCTGCGCAGCGCTCTCCCTCGCGCTCGATCAAGGGGCCGCGCTGTACCAGGCGGCCTCCGGCGCCGAGGTGCCCGCGGCGTTCATCGCTCGGCTCGCCGGGCGCATCGAGGGCGCGCTCGCGCCCGTCCGCCTGTCCGCCGACGACGCGCCCGATCTGCTCTGTACCGCAGAGGGCGATCGCTTCGGCGCCGCCATCGTCGCGCCGCTCCGCCTTGGCGAGAGCTCGTTTGGCGGTCTCGTGGTGCTCCGCGACGAGCGCCTGCCGGCGTTCACCAGCCAGGAGGAGCAGGCCATCGGCATCTTCGCAATTGAGCTCGCGCTCGCCTTTTACGGCCACAAGGTACGGCGCTCGGTCGGCCCCTGCGCCGCCTGA